In a genomic window of Tripterygium wilfordii isolate XIE 37 chromosome 8, ASM1340144v1, whole genome shotgun sequence:
- the LOC120003212 gene encoding uncharacterized protein LOC120003212, translating into MRFDSILFSSFADQWWFLFCFVFEFRAQGPKQVLWTGEVPPIGNGCTTDSVYQAGFELFFCQNENYCKRFPQDIEIVREIIQYLAELEGGNSSIRGHLDSKRTARVMDCTTTCLRASGDPILVPGAPRRISHYFLNAVR; encoded by the exons ATGAGATTTGACAGTATCTTGTTCTCTTCTTTTGCAGATCAATGGTGGTTTTTGTTCTGTTTCGTATTTGAGTTTCGTGCACAAGGACCAAAACAAGTACTTTGGACTGGAGAAGTTCCTCCAATAGGTAATGGGTGCACCACAGATTCTGTGTATCAAGCAGGTTTTGAgctttttttttgccaaaatgAAAACTACTGCAAGAGATTTCCTCAGGATATTGAAATTGTTCGTGAAATTATACAATATCTAGCAGAATTAGAAGGAG GTAACTCTTCCATCCGGGGGCATCTTGACTCCAAGAGGACTGCAAGGGTCATGGATTGTACAACTACAT GTTTGAGAGCGTCTGGGGATCCTATACTTGTTCCAGGAGCACCAAGAAGGATCAGTCACTACTTCCTTAACGCAGTAAGATAG